GGTACGTTGCATGATTTCAAAAATGATGATGAAGCGTGCAAATATCCTTATGGTAGATGAACCTACTAACCACTTGGATCTAGAATCAATTACAGCGTTTAACAATGCACTTAAGAACTTCAAGGGCACTGTGATGCTTACAACGCATGATCATGAGTTTGCGAGCACGGTAGGTAACCGTGTGATAGAATTAACGCCTAAGGGAGTTATAGATCGCTACATGAACTTTGATGAGTACATGAGTGACAAGAGCATAAAAGAACAACGTATGGCAATGTATGAGTAAGGCTAAGCCTTACTCTTGTTCATAAAGTGTGTAATGAGCATATAGCTACAAAAAACAATAAGGCCTCCACTTAGCACAATGCGCAAAGTAGGGAGCTCTTCACCTTGAAGTAACGGTGAGAGTCTCCAGATGGAGAGTCCTAAGAAAAAGACATATAATAGAAGGCGGCCAGAAGATAATTCTGGCTTTTTCTTTTCTGGTGCTGTTCTTGTGATTCTATTGATTGTTACTTTAGGCGCTTCTTGTTGCGAGAGATTGTTTAATTCCTCGTCAGATAGTGCGTTGTTTGAAAAGTCTTCAAGAGCAATCTCTACAATATGTTTTGCCTTTACCAGATACTCTTTATCAACAAGCAATCTAGATTGGTCAGGAGAGCCTAGCGCATAGCCTGCAAGCTTTGCACTCTCATTATCATCTCTCACTATACTAGGAATGTCTTTCTCCTCTAAAATGGCCTGTAATCTTTTAGTTTCTATGATAGACCCAGTGTGGATTTTTTCATAACGAGAGTCTGGAAGTATGCTCATATATTATATTGGTAAAGTTATCTTGTTTTGTCGTATTTACTATTCCATATCGCTTTGTTAAAGTTCTTACCTAATGCAAATGCATAAAATAGTACTACCGCTCCGATGGATTTAAACATAAAGAAAAATACCATAATATCTTGACCAAAATCCTGATTCTTTGCAAAAAGACCGTCTGGGGTTAACAGCGTAGCGATGAAGCTGATAAGTACTGTCGTGATTATTAAGTTCTCGACAGACTTAAATGACCATGCCCATTGCTTTCTAAAAGGATTAAGATCATTACCCCACTGGTGTATTAGATAGTAATATCCATTACCCATAGGTGCAAATAATAATGGGTCATCTGCTTTTTCTAATACAAACATTTTTGAAGGAGCAATGATTTTAAAACCATCAAGCTCCGTGTGATGTGTGTTTTCTAGGTATTTGATATTATCCAGTACTTCTTGAGGATATTTTCCTTTAAAGTATTTGGTATCGAGAAAACGTAGTCTGTAGTCTACGCAAATTTTCTCTATTTGTTTAATGTGGAAGATTTTTGAGGTTTCAAGTAAGTCAAAGTCAAACTCGTTATAACCTGCCTCAGAAGCTCCGTTTAGGGTTTTGAGGATTCCGCTTTCGCGAAAGCGGTCTTGATCAAAAACCTGTTGTACTTGTGCTAGGATATCTTGTTCTTGCTCACTTTTACTGCGCTCACGAAGTAACTTATCGTAAATGTTGGTTCTGGATAATAGCATCTTTTTTTCTTTTAAAGATACAATACAAATGCGATAATGTCAATGGGAATAATTGATACTAGGTGTTTTATGTATTAATTAAACAAAACAGTTAAGAAAATATGAGCCAAAAAAAGCTCTTAGATACATAGAGTATCTAAGAGCTTAAAAATAGTACAGCTACCTTACTATCTAAGTATAGCTCCTAGTTCTTTTTCAAAACGCTGTTGCAATTTATTCATCGTTTTGTCTATCTGCTTATCTGTAAGTGTCTTGTTTTCGTCTTGAAGTAAGAAGCTTACTGCATAACTTTTCTTGCCTTCAGGAAGGTTTTTACCCTCGTAAACGTCAAAAAGATTTACATCTTTAAGTAATTGTTTTTCGGTTTGCTTTGCAATTGTTGCTATATCTTCAAACTGAACATTAGCATCTAGTAAAAGTGCAAAGTCACGACGTACAGAAGGATATTTTGGAATGTCCTTAAACTTAACATTATTACGAGCAGCAATCTCTAAAATAGCATTCCAGTTAAAATCTGCATAATATACATCTTGTGATAAGTCAAATTTCTTGAGGATACTTTTCTTAACAATACCGTAGCTTACTACTTGTTGTTTCCCTAGTGAAAGTCCTACGGCTTCAGAAAAAACATCATTCTTCACTGCAGAAGACCGTACTCTAGTAATCCCTAATTTTTCTAGTACAGCGCTTACCACACCTTTGAGGTAATAGAAGTTAGTTGGAGTGGTAGGGTTGGTCCATGATTCTTCGGTGCGACTTCCAGTGACAAAAAGGGCAAGGTGCTTATCTTCTCTGCGCTCCTCTGTGTAGTTATGGTAGGTTTTACCAAACTCAAAGAGTTTGATGTTTCCTCTACGACGGTTTACGTTGTATGAGATAGCTTCTAGTCCAGAAAATAACATAGACTGTCGCATCACGCTTAACTCCTTCCCTAACGGATTAAGCATCTCAACTTGGTGCTCTTCCTTAAGATTTTCAGAAAGTGCTGTGTATGCTGGCGTAGTAAGGCTATTTGCCATCATCTCATAAAAACCTTGAGCGGCAAGTTGGTTTCCTATCACGTCGCTTACTTTGTGATCGTCAAATTTTGAACTTGAAGACACCGTAGCATTAAGCTTTTTACCAAAGTTGATATTGTTGTAACCGTACACTCGTAGAATTTCTTCTATAACATCTGCCTCGCGAGTTACATCGTTTCTAAAAGCAGGAATAGTCATTCCAATACCACTTTCTGTAACATTGTTAATTTTGATATCTAGTGACATCAAAATTCCTTTAATAACTTCCTTAGGAAGCTCTTCTCCTATAAGCTTAGTAGTGTTATCAAAGTTTAAGAATACCTGCTGGTCTTCTATCTTTTTTGGGTAGATGTCTACAATCTCGCTGGTAATTTCTCCACCCGCAATTTCCATAATAAGAAGTGCAGCTCTAGTAAGAGCATACTCTGCAATATTAGGATCGAT
The genomic region above belongs to Dokdonia sp. Dokd-P16 and contains:
- a CDS encoding putative signal transducing protein yields the protein MSILPDSRYEKIHTGSIIETKRLQAILEEKDIPSIVRDDNESAKLAGYALGSPDQSRLLVDKEYLVKAKHIVEIALEDFSNNALSDEELNNLSQQEAPKVTINRITRTAPEKKKPELSSGRLLLYVFFLGLSIWRLSPLLQGEELPTLRIVLSGGLIVFCSYMLITHFMNKSKA
- the pheT gene encoding phenylalanine--tRNA ligase subunit beta — its product is MKISYNWLKQFIDIDWSAEKTGNLLTDLGLEIEGIDTYQSVKGGLEGIVIGHVLTCVQHENADKLKVTTVDIGADKPVQIVCGAPNVAAGQKVPVATIGTTLYTEEGEAWKIKKGKIRGEESHGMICAEDELGLGKSHDGIMILNEDLIPGTPAAEVFEIENDQVFEIGLTPNRADAMSHWGVARDLKAGLLQHEVNKGLITPSTSSFKIEKRLHKIDVQVLDAEKAPRYAGVVISDLKVSESPEWLKHRLKAIGLSPINNIVDATNYVLHDLGQPLHAFDLNKIAGDKIEVRTVEAGTKFTTLDGVERELHEDDLMICDAEKPMCIAGVFGGAHSGVTENTSAIFLESAYFNPVAVRKTAKRHGLNTDASFRFERGIDPNIAEYALTRAALLIMEIAGGEITSEIVDIYPKKIEDQQVFLNFDNTTKLIGEELPKEVIKGILMSLDIKINNVTESGIGMTIPAFRNDVTREADVIEEILRVYGYNNINFGKKLNATVSSSSKFDDHKVSDVIGNQLAAQGFYEMMANSLTTPAYTALSENLKEEHQVEMLNPLGKELSVMRQSMLFSGLEAISYNVNRRRGNIKLFEFGKTYHNYTEERREDKHLALFVTGSRTEESWTNPTTPTNFYYLKGVVSAVLEKLGITRVRSSAVKNDVFSEAVGLSLGKQQVVSYGIVKKSILKKFDLSQDVYYADFNWNAILEIAARNNVKFKDIPKYPSVRRDFALLLDANVQFEDIATIAKQTEKQLLKDVNLFDVYEGKNLPEGKKSYAVSFLLQDENKTLTDKQIDKTMNKLQQRFEKELGAILR